One genomic region from Leifsonia sp. Root1293 encodes:
- a CDS encoding ABC transporter ATP-binding protein yields MSTGTTSVISAEEQLELELAEQARLASGDWDSVKPGKAANFRQSFGRLIGLLKPHRVAFIFVSLLGAIGVLLTVAAPKVLGEATNIIFEGVVSAQLPAGVTQDQVVAGLRAEGQTDQANMIAAMDITPGEGVDFVRLSQVLMFVLALYLVASVLSWVQGFVINIIMMRTMYRLRESVEAKINRLPLSYFDKVQRGELISRVTNDIDNITQTMQQSLSTVITSVLTVVGVLIMMFSISWQLSIVALVSLPLMGVIFGIIGPKSQKAFGIQWRKVGRLNARVEESFSGHALVKVFGREEDAMAKFKAENEELYQASFKAQFLSGMIMPGMMFIGNLTYVGIAVLGGLMVASGQLRLGDVQAFIQYSQQFTQPLSELGGMAAVVQSGTASAERVFELLDEEEQEPDAVDAPKPADGDGTISFENVAFSYTPDRPLIRDLTFSVKPGQTVAIVGPTGAGKTTLVNLIMRFYELNGGRILLDGQDIAELRRHDVRSRTGMVLQDPWLFAGTIRENIRYGRQSATDEDIVAAAKATYVDRFVHSLPEGYDTLLDEDASNVSAGEKQLITIARAFVSNPSVLILDEATSSVDTRTELLLQHAMAALRNGRTSFVIAHRLSTIRDADLILVMEHGDIVEQGSHEELITREGAYFRLYNSQFEGATDIDAELAAVTGSVSAASGPESAAEAQSDPANA; encoded by the coding sequence ATGAGCACCGGAACCACGAGCGTGATCTCCGCCGAGGAGCAGCTGGAACTCGAACTCGCCGAGCAGGCGCGCCTCGCCTCCGGCGACTGGGACAGCGTCAAGCCCGGAAAGGCAGCGAACTTCCGCCAGAGCTTCGGCCGCCTCATCGGCCTGCTGAAACCGCACCGCGTCGCGTTTATCTTCGTGTCGCTGCTCGGGGCCATCGGCGTTCTGCTGACCGTCGCGGCACCGAAGGTGCTCGGCGAGGCGACCAACATCATCTTCGAGGGCGTCGTCTCGGCGCAGCTGCCCGCCGGCGTCACACAGGACCAGGTGGTCGCGGGCCTCCGCGCCGAAGGCCAGACCGACCAGGCGAACATGATCGCCGCCATGGACATCACACCGGGCGAGGGCGTCGACTTCGTGCGACTCAGCCAGGTGCTCATGTTCGTGCTGGCGCTCTACCTCGTCGCATCGGTGCTGAGCTGGGTGCAGGGCTTCGTGATCAACATCATCATGATGCGCACGATGTACCGCCTGCGCGAGTCGGTCGAGGCGAAGATCAACCGCCTGCCGCTCAGCTACTTCGACAAGGTGCAGCGCGGCGAGCTGATCTCGCGGGTCACCAACGACATCGACAACATCACGCAGACGATGCAGCAGTCCCTCTCCACTGTGATCACCAGCGTGCTCACAGTCGTCGGCGTGCTCATCATGATGTTCTCGATCTCGTGGCAGCTCAGCATCGTCGCCCTCGTCTCGCTGCCGCTCATGGGCGTCATCTTCGGGATCATCGGCCCGAAGTCGCAGAAGGCCTTCGGCATCCAGTGGCGCAAGGTCGGCCGTCTCAACGCCCGCGTCGAGGAGTCGTTCTCCGGACACGCCCTCGTCAAGGTGTTCGGCCGCGAGGAAGACGCCATGGCGAAGTTCAAGGCCGAGAACGAGGAGCTCTACCAGGCCTCCTTCAAGGCGCAGTTCCTCTCCGGCATGATCATGCCCGGCATGATGTTCATCGGAAACCTCACGTACGTGGGCATCGCCGTTCTCGGCGGTCTCATGGTGGCGAGCGGCCAGCTGCGCCTCGGTGACGTTCAGGCGTTCATCCAGTACTCGCAGCAGTTCACGCAGCCGCTGTCCGAACTCGGCGGCATGGCTGCTGTCGTCCAGTCGGGCACAGCATCGGCTGAGCGCGTGTTCGAGCTGCTCGACGAGGAGGAACAGGAGCCCGACGCCGTCGATGCGCCCAAGCCCGCCGATGGCGACGGCACGATCTCCTTCGAGAACGTGGCCTTCTCCTACACGCCCGACCGTCCTCTCATCCGCGACCTGACGTTCAGCGTCAAGCCCGGCCAGACCGTGGCGATCGTCGGCCCGACGGGTGCCGGGAAGACCACGCTGGTGAACCTCATCATGCGGTTCTACGAGCTGAACGGCGGCCGCATCCTCCTCGACGGTCAGGACATCGCCGAGCTGCGCCGTCACGACGTGCGGTCGCGCACGGGCATGGTGCTCCAGGATCCATGGCTGTTCGCGGGAACCATCCGCGAGAACATCCGCTACGGACGACAGAGCGCGACCGACGAAGACATCGTGGCCGCGGCCAAGGCCACCTACGTCGACAGGTTCGTTCACTCCCTGCCCGAGGGATACGACACCCTGCTCGACGAGGACGCGTCGAATGTGTCCGCTGGCGAGAAGCAGCTCATCACGATCGCGAGGGCGTTCGTCTCGAATCCATCCGTTCTCATCCTCGACGAGGCGACCTCATCGGTCGACACCCGCACCGAGCTGCTGCTGCAGCACGCCATGGCAGCTCTCCGCAACGGGCGCACGTCGTTCGTGATCGCTCACCGACTCTCGACGATCCGCGACGCCGACCTGATCCTCGTGATGGAGCACGGCGACATCGTGGAGCAGGGGTCGCACGAGGAGCTCATCACCCGTGAGGGCGCGTACTTCCGCCTCTACAACTCGCAGTTCGAGGGCGCGACCGACATCGACGCCGAACTGGCGGCCGTGACGGGATCCGTGTCGGCGGCGTCAGGACCCGAGTCGGCCGCGGAAGCGCAGAGCGACCCGGCGAACGCCTAG
- a CDS encoding sugar porter family MFS transporter: MKGRVVTTSNESAKATETSGKAPTGKYRRRAIGLAVSAAVGGFLFGFDSSVINGAVDSIQKDFGLNDVITGFTVAIALLGCALGAYLAGTLADRWGRLRVMLLGAILFFVSSIGAGLAFSVWDLALWRVIGGLGIGIASVVAPAYIAEIAPRQIRGGLASLQQLAITIGIFAALLSDALLAGVAGGADDVLWLGLEAWRWMFLVGAIPAVVYGVIALRLPESPRYLLTQGRTEEAREIFSTLVEADDLDRAVDDIQKAIDEDKEGAKATLRGKAFGLKPIVWIGLTLSIFQQFVGINVIFYYSTTLWKAVGFAESDSLLISVITSITNVAVTVVAILLVDRLGRRPILLAGSTGMFISLGAMALAFSFAVTGSNGEVSLPDAWGPIALVAANIFVISFGASWGPIVWVLLGEIFPSRIRGKALGLAAAAQWIANFLITVSFPALAAFSLTFTYGMYAAFALLSGIFVFFKIPETRGMALEEAEVTFASKPRRGKAEVSAKL, translated from the coding sequence TTGAAGGGGAGAGTCGTGACGACTTCCAATGAGAGTGCCAAGGCGACGGAGACGAGTGGCAAGGCGCCGACAGGCAAATACCGACGCAGGGCGATAGGCCTGGCCGTCTCGGCCGCCGTCGGTGGATTCCTGTTCGGTTTCGACTCATCGGTGATCAACGGCGCCGTCGACTCGATCCAGAAGGACTTCGGCCTCAACGACGTCATCACGGGCTTCACCGTGGCCATCGCGCTTCTCGGCTGTGCGCTCGGCGCCTACCTCGCGGGCACCCTCGCCGACCGCTGGGGCCGGCTCAGGGTCATGCTCCTCGGTGCCATCCTGTTCTTCGTCAGCTCCATCGGCGCCGGTCTCGCCTTCTCGGTCTGGGATCTCGCGCTCTGGAGGGTCATCGGTGGTCTCGGCATCGGCATCGCCTCCGTCGTCGCTCCGGCCTACATCGCCGAGATCGCGCCCCGACAGATCCGCGGCGGGCTGGCCTCGCTGCAGCAGCTGGCGATCACCATCGGTATCTTCGCCGCCCTGCTCTCGGACGCCCTCCTCGCCGGTGTGGCCGGCGGTGCAGACGACGTGCTCTGGCTCGGACTCGAGGCCTGGCGCTGGATGTTCCTCGTCGGGGCCATCCCCGCGGTCGTCTACGGCGTGATCGCCCTGCGCCTGCCGGAGTCGCCGCGGTACCTCCTCACCCAGGGCCGCACGGAGGAGGCTCGCGAGATCTTCTCGACCCTCGTCGAAGCGGACGACCTCGACCGTGCCGTCGACGACATCCAGAAGGCGATCGACGAGGACAAGGAGGGCGCGAAGGCCACACTGCGCGGCAAGGCGTTCGGCCTGAAGCCCATCGTGTGGATCGGTCTGACGCTGTCGATCTTCCAGCAGTTCGTCGGCATCAACGTGATCTTCTACTACTCGACGACGCTGTGGAAGGCCGTCGGATTCGCTGAGTCCGACTCTCTGCTCATCAGCGTCATCACCTCGATCACGAACGTCGCCGTCACGGTGGTCGCCATCCTCCTGGTCGACCGTCTCGGCCGCCGCCCGATCCTTCTCGCCGGCTCGACGGGCATGTTCATCTCGCTCGGTGCGATGGCCCTCGCGTTCTCGTTCGCCGTCACCGGGTCGAACGGCGAGGTCTCGTTGCCGGATGCCTGGGGCCCGATCGCTCTGGTCGCCGCCAACATCTTCGTGATCTCCTTCGGCGCATCGTGGGGCCCGATCGTGTGGGTGCTCCTCGGCGAGATCTTCCCGAGCCGCATCCGAGGCAAGGCCCTCGGCCTGGCGGCGGCAGCGCAGTGGATCGCCAACTTCCTCATCACGGTGTCGTTCCCGGCACTGGCGGCGTTCTCGCTCACCTTCACCTACGGCATGTACGCCGCGTTCGCCCTGCTGTCGGGCATCTTCGTGTTCTTCAAGATCCCGGAGACCCGCGGCATGGCGCTCGAGGAGGCCGAGGTCACCTTCGCGTCCAAGCCCAGGCGCGGCAAGGCGGAGGTCTCAGCCAAGCTGTAG
- a CDS encoding endonuclease/exonuclease/phosphatase family protein has protein sequence MTTRARRRTARGLSVLVWGIVLSALLVFHRVLPGFAGALSLIEAAFPWLGIVVVALIVGAIIVRTPAGVIGAGAATLAWCVVVLPAALPVPAVAATAETTTIVSENLEAGNGDAAAMVSALADDAPDVIVLQELSGDIRDTVADALADRYPYSFVAGTVGVWSTTELTNGQRLDLGLGWKRALSVDVETAQGVTRLFAVHLASFRPGEHEDRDRMLENLAGTLADDTSSRLVVIGDFNTSTDDHMLVPVTDQAPLVRTDTAGFPFTWSAGIPLVALDHALTRGIGAASVHVLDANGSDHRAIELTVGR, from the coding sequence ATGACCACACGCGCCCGCCGACGCACAGCGCGAGGTCTCTCGGTGCTGGTGTGGGGCATCGTGCTCTCGGCCCTGCTGGTGTTCCATCGGGTCCTTCCCGGCTTCGCCGGCGCACTGTCGCTGATCGAGGCCGCATTCCCCTGGTTGGGCATCGTCGTCGTGGCGCTGATCGTCGGGGCCATCATCGTGCGCACGCCGGCAGGCGTCATCGGAGCGGGTGCCGCGACTCTCGCCTGGTGCGTCGTCGTGCTGCCGGCCGCGCTGCCGGTTCCCGCCGTCGCCGCCACCGCCGAGACCACCACGATCGTCAGCGAGAACCTCGAGGCCGGCAACGGGGACGCAGCGGCCATGGTGAGCGCCCTCGCCGATGACGCACCCGACGTGATCGTGCTGCAGGAGCTGAGCGGCGACATCCGGGACACCGTGGCGGATGCCCTGGCCGACCGGTACCCCTACTCGTTCGTCGCCGGCACCGTCGGCGTCTGGAGCACGACAGAGCTCACGAACGGACAACGACTCGATCTCGGGCTGGGCTGGAAGCGCGCGCTCAGCGTCGACGTCGAGACGGCGCAGGGCGTGACACGGCTGTTCGCCGTGCACCTCGCCTCGTTCCGACCCGGCGAACATGAGGATCGCGACAGGATGCTCGAGAACCTCGCCGGCACGCTCGCGGACGACACGTCGAGCCGGCTGGTCGTGATCGGCGACTTCAACACGTCGACAGACGATCACATGCTCGTTCCGGTGACGGATCAGGCGCCGCTCGTGCGCACCGACACAGCAGGATTCCCGTTCACCTGGTCGGCCGGGATCCCGCTGGTGGCGCTCGACCACGCTCTCACGCGAGGCATCGGCGCCGCATCCGTTCATGTGCTCGACGCCAACGGATCCGACCACCGGGCCATCGAACTCACCGTCGGACGCTGA
- a CDS encoding tryptophan-rich sensory protein, translated as MAPQTGNSATGGDYARMITVAVSAVIAVVGSFIGSGAAGGTPIQDAAGGALAADATVVAPGSGAFSIWSVIYAGLLAYAIWQFFPGQRTAERHRRLGYWIAASLILNAAWILSIQFDQLWLSIPIIILLLVVLIRSFLLARQFRGDGVIDAIITDGTIGLYLGWVTIATVANITAGLVAIGFDGFGLDPDIWGVIVIAVAGLIGVGLAVRGGGRLAPSATLCWGIGWVAIARLTGDLLSTPTAIAAIVAVVAIVIVTIVVRLRATTEDPDRIPAAAVA; from the coding sequence ATGGCACCGCAGACAGGGAACTCGGCGACGGGCGGCGACTACGCCCGCATGATCACCGTGGCGGTGAGCGCCGTCATCGCCGTGGTCGGCTCGTTCATCGGTTCGGGGGCAGCAGGCGGCACCCCGATCCAGGACGCCGCCGGCGGCGCGCTCGCGGCGGACGCCACAGTGGTCGCGCCGGGTTCCGGTGCGTTCAGCATCTGGAGCGTCATCTACGCGGGCCTGCTCGCCTACGCCATCTGGCAGTTCTTCCCCGGGCAGCGCACCGCGGAGCGCCACCGCCGCCTCGGCTACTGGATCGCGGCGTCGCTCATCCTCAATGCCGCGTGGATCCTCAGCATCCAGTTCGACCAGCTCTGGCTGAGCATCCCGATCATCATCCTCCTGCTCGTGGTGCTCATCCGCAGCTTCCTGCTCGCCAGGCAGTTCCGCGGCGACGGGGTGATCGACGCCATCATCACCGACGGCACCATCGGGCTCTACCTCGGCTGGGTGACCATCGCGACTGTCGCGAACATCACGGCCGGGCTGGTGGCGATCGGCTTCGACGGGTTCGGCCTGGACCCCGACATCTGGGGCGTGATCGTGATCGCGGTCGCTGGCCTCATCGGCGTCGGCCTGGCGGTCAGGGGCGGAGGCAGGCTCGCACCGAGCGCAACACTCTGCTGGGGCATCGGGTGGGTCGCGATCGCCCGCCTCACCGGCGACCTGCTCTCGACACCGACCGCCATTGCCGCGATCGTCGCCGTGGTGGCCATCGTGATCGTGACCATCGTGGTGCGCCTGCGCGCGACGACCGAGGACCCCGACAGGATTCCGGCCGCGGCCGTGGCCTAG
- a CDS encoding MFS transporter encodes MTAAPITQNIPLTPQKRWRAYWVCVAVAALTILDLSKVNVALPSIEKSFGASSTELQLIVSGYVLAFGLTLVPAGRFGDIRSRKTFFIVGLTLFTLASIGCALAPTSTFLLVARLVQGVAAGIQMPQVLGLIQQLFQGAERGKAFGLFGAMIGIATAVGPTLGGLLIAIGGESDGWRLIFWINLPLGVAALALAIWLLPQTRERSSRSVSVDPIGILLFGIAVLALMWPFLLTTGAPTDNPSRWWMLVVFVLGVTAFIAWETRYAAHGRDPLIPLTLFRISSFRNGSALIGVYFAALPSAFLLTTLYLQQGLGLAPVFAGMVSIGFALTSAFSSWRGGILVARYGRTLVVWGLVGVLLGAGLLVAAAILTPPELTPWFMAGAMLVAGTGGGFVVSPNQTLTLHDIPVRQGGLAGSVGQLGQRIGTAIGTAIALSLFYSTIYREKGSGESDITLYHHAYGYGMLSVALFIAVAFAIAVLDLGSRRRRGSKPADDAA; translated from the coding sequence ATGACGGCTGCTCCGATCACGCAGAACATCCCGCTCACGCCGCAGAAGCGATGGCGAGCGTACTGGGTCTGCGTCGCTGTCGCCGCGCTCACCATTCTCGACCTCTCGAAGGTCAACGTCGCCCTGCCGTCGATCGAGAAGTCGTTCGGCGCCAGTTCGACCGAACTGCAACTGATCGTCTCGGGCTACGTGCTCGCCTTCGGGCTCACGCTGGTGCCCGCCGGCCGCTTCGGCGACATCCGTTCGCGCAAGACCTTCTTCATCGTCGGTCTCACCCTCTTCACCCTGGCGAGCATCGGCTGCGCCCTGGCGCCGACGAGCACATTCCTGCTGGTCGCCCGTCTGGTCCAGGGTGTCGCGGCCGGCATCCAGATGCCGCAGGTGCTCGGGCTCATCCAGCAGCTCTTCCAGGGCGCGGAGCGTGGGAAGGCCTTCGGCCTGTTCGGTGCGATGATCGGCATCGCGACGGCTGTGGGCCCGACTCTCGGCGGCCTGCTGATCGCGATCGGCGGCGAGAGCGACGGCTGGCGCCTCATCTTCTGGATCAACCTCCCACTGGGAGTGGCGGCCCTGGCTCTCGCCATCTGGCTGCTCCCGCAGACCCGCGAGCGATCATCGCGTTCGGTGAGCGTCGACCCCATCGGCATCCTGCTGTTCGGCATCGCGGTACTCGCCCTGATGTGGCCGTTCCTCCTCACCACGGGAGCGCCGACCGACAACCCGTCCCGGTGGTGGATGCTCGTGGTGTTCGTGCTCGGGGTCACTGCTTTCATCGCCTGGGAGACCCGCTACGCCGCCCACGGACGGGATCCGCTGATCCCCCTGACGCTGTTCCGCATCAGCTCGTTCCGCAACGGATCGGCCCTCATCGGCGTGTACTTCGCCGCCCTCCCGTCGGCGTTCCTGCTGACGACCCTCTACCTGCAGCAGGGGCTCGGCCTCGCACCGGTGTTCGCGGGGATGGTCTCGATCGGATTCGCCCTCACGAGTGCCTTCTCGTCCTGGCGTGGCGGCATCCTCGTCGCCCGCTACGGCCGCACCCTCGTGGTGTGGGGTCTGGTGGGCGTGCTGCTGGGCGCCGGGCTGCTCGTGGCCGCCGCCATCCTGACCCCACCCGAACTCACGCCTTGGTTCATGGCCGGAGCCATGCTGGTCGCAGGAACCGGCGGCGGCTTCGTCGTCTCGCCGAACCAGACGCTCACCCTGCACGACATCCCGGTGCGTCAGGGTGGCTTGGCCGGCTCCGTCGGGCAGCTCGGTCAGCGCATCGGAACGGCCATCGGGACCGCCATCGCCCTGTCGCTCTTCTACTCCACGATCTACCGGGAGAAGGGCAGCGGCGAGAGCGACATCACGCTGTACCACCACGCCTACGGCTACGGGATGCTGTCGGTCGCCCTGTTCATCGCCGTGGCCTTCGCCATCGCGGTGCTCGATCTCGGTTCGCGCCGACGACGGGGGTCGAAGCCGGCTGACGACGCCGCCTAG
- a CDS encoding M20/M25/M40 family metallo-hydrolase — MPAEDPASRPRPGIAERLSRLVHLPTVSAELETRGRTPFEDVESLIRELYPLVHQHLAFEKITDFGLLYRWTGSAGPAADSADEPVILMAHYDVVPVDETDPWSYPPFDGTIADGHVWGRGTLDDKGELVLILDAVENLLAAGFTPARDVYLSFGGNEETFGEAAKTIASTLKGRGIRPWLVLDEGGAVTDAPLPFIPLVTAVVGVAEKGALTVRLDARGEPGHASAPPRETATTRIALAVRRITRRGFPPHFPKAARAMFRVFRENTTGRPRAIVSALLAAPPVTARLFARLAGDAGAMVRTTVAVTMLGAGTAANVLPSQASATLNIRIAVGETVASSVARIRRLVRGLDITVTVLEGDDPSPESSTGNAQFALIRDAVGVAYPEAVTAPYVQMSATDGRHFHRFSPATYRFAPLMMTGAQRASIHGIDEHVSIDSLERGERFYNALLRSLPA; from the coding sequence GTGCCAGCCGAAGACCCCGCATCCCGTCCCCGCCCGGGCATCGCCGAGAGGCTCTCGCGCCTGGTGCATCTGCCCACGGTCTCGGCCGAGCTCGAGACGCGGGGCCGCACACCGTTCGAGGATGTCGAGTCCTTGATCCGTGAGCTCTACCCGCTCGTGCACCAGCACCTCGCCTTCGAGAAGATCACCGACTTCGGGCTGCTCTACCGCTGGACGGGAAGCGCCGGCCCGGCCGCAGACAGCGCCGACGAGCCCGTCATCCTCATGGCTCACTACGACGTGGTGCCCGTCGACGAGACAGACCCGTGGAGCTACCCGCCCTTCGACGGCACGATCGCCGACGGACATGTCTGGGGCCGCGGCACGCTGGACGACAAGGGTGAACTGGTGCTCATCCTCGACGCCGTCGAGAACCTTCTGGCCGCCGGCTTCACGCCGGCCCGCGACGTCTACCTCTCCTTCGGCGGCAACGAGGAGACCTTCGGCGAGGCGGCCAAGACCATCGCGAGCACACTGAAGGGCCGCGGCATCCGCCCCTGGCTCGTGCTCGACGAGGGCGGTGCTGTGACGGATGCGCCTCTCCCGTTCATCCCCCTCGTCACGGCCGTCGTCGGCGTGGCCGAGAAGGGCGCGCTCACCGTGCGACTCGACGCCCGGGGCGAGCCCGGTCACGCGTCGGCTCCCCCGCGCGAGACGGCGACCACGCGAATCGCCCTGGCCGTGCGGCGCATCACCAGGCGCGGCTTCCCGCCGCACTTCCCGAAAGCGGCCCGCGCGATGTTCCGCGTCTTCCGCGAGAACACCACGGGCCGGCCGCGCGCCATCGTGTCGGCACTGCTCGCCGCGCCGCCGGTCACGGCCAGGCTGTTCGCCAGACTCGCCGGAGATGCCGGCGCCATGGTGCGCACGACCGTGGCCGTCACCATGCTCGGCGCCGGGACCGCAGCCAATGTGCTGCCGTCCCAGGCCTCGGCGACGCTCAACATCAGGATCGCCGTCGGCGAGACCGTCGCGAGTTCTGTCGCCCGCATCCGTCGACTGGTCCGCGGCCTCGACATCACGGTGACAGTGCTGGAGGGTGACGACCCGTCGCCGGAGTCCTCGACGGGGAACGCGCAGTTCGCGCTCATCCGCGACGCCGTCGGGGTGGCCTATCCCGAGGCCGTCACGGCGCCGTACGTGCAGATGTCGGCCACCGACGGTCGGCACTTCCACCGCTTCTCTCCGGCCACCTACCGCTTCGCGCCGCTCATGATGACGGGGGCGCAGCGTGCGTCCATCCACGGCATCGACGAGCACGTCTCCATCGACAGCCTCGAACGGGGGGAGCGTTTCTACAACGCACTGCTGCGTTCGTTGCCCGCCTGA
- a CDS encoding MFS transporter: protein MTRAVKLGSVAGVVGFLAFVEFTSGILQGYYTPLLTEIARNLGIHDADVNWLEGTQLMLSALVVPAMAKLGDMVGHRRMLLISTAVTAVASLALPFTDVFWVFLVAWALQGFYVVWLPLEIALVWSRSRSLDSPAAITRRAAGLLVAALELGAIAGALTAGALADVIPLQTTLLIPGIAVAICFFVVLFGVKESPDLTGGRFDTGGLILISLALLALTGGLSLLRLAGPGDLLSWAVVLLGVLLVIPFARYELRQNDPLIDVRLFRSPALGPIFLTAGLFGVSVLGAQAPLSTFARTDAATYGYGLSASSGQTSILIGAYVLSMIVGAMLFPVATRFVTPRIALIGASLLVAIGYLLFLPFHEGYVNVLANMIIAGIGSGALVAALPAAAAAAAPRRQTGVATGLTNSVKTVGGAIASCVFGIALLSHVGGAATEGTAGSLSGYITVWLICGLTAVVAAVLLVFVPKLAFSDAAVSDVAVEPVVR from the coding sequence ATGACGCGCGCAGTGAAACTCGGATCGGTGGCCGGCGTCGTCGGCTTCCTCGCCTTCGTGGAGTTCACGAGCGGCATCCTGCAGGGCTACTACACGCCTCTGCTCACCGAGATCGCGCGCAACCTTGGCATCCACGATGCCGACGTCAACTGGCTCGAGGGCACGCAGCTCATGCTCTCGGCTCTTGTGGTGCCGGCGATGGCGAAGCTCGGCGACATGGTCGGGCATCGACGGATGCTGCTCATCTCGACGGCAGTCACGGCCGTTGCCTCGCTCGCCCTGCCGTTCACCGACGTGTTCTGGGTCTTCCTCGTGGCCTGGGCGCTGCAGGGTTTCTACGTTGTGTGGCTGCCGCTCGAGATCGCGCTGGTCTGGTCTCGGAGCCGCTCGCTCGACTCCCCGGCCGCCATCACCCGTCGTGCGGCCGGACTGCTGGTCGCGGCACTCGAGTTGGGCGCCATCGCCGGTGCGCTCACTGCGGGCGCACTGGCCGATGTCATCCCACTGCAGACCACCCTGCTGATTCCGGGCATCGCCGTGGCGATCTGCTTCTTCGTCGTGCTGTTCGGCGTGAAAGAGTCGCCCGACCTCACCGGCGGCAGGTTCGACACGGGCGGCCTCATCCTCATCTCGCTGGCCCTGCTCGCCCTCACCGGCGGCCTCAGCCTGCTGCGTCTCGCCGGCCCAGGCGACCTCCTCTCCTGGGCGGTCGTGCTGCTCGGCGTGCTGCTCGTCATCCCGTTCGCCCGCTACGAACTGCGCCAGAACGACCCGCTCATCGATGTGCGGCTGTTCCGCTCGCCGGCCCTCGGCCCCATCTTCCTCACTGCCGGTCTGTTCGGCGTGAGCGTGCTGGGAGCACAGGCGCCCCTCTCCACCTTCGCCAGAACCGACGCGGCCACCTATGGCTACGGCCTCTCGGCCAGCAGCGGCCAGACCTCGATCCTCATTGGGGCGTACGTTCTGTCGATGATCGTCGGCGCCATGCTGTTCCCCGTCGCGACGAGGTTCGTGACCCCGCGCATCGCGCTCATCGGCGCGAGCCTGCTGGTGGCCATCGGCTACCTGCTGTTCCTGCCGTTCCACGAGGGCTACGTGAACGTGCTTGCGAACATGATCATCGCCGGCATCGGCTCGGGCGCCCTCGTCGCCGCACTGCCGGCCGCAGCAGCAGCTGCCGCGCCGCGCCGTCAGACCGGCGTCGCCACCGGACTCACCAACTCGGTCAAGACCGTCGGTGGCGCCATCGCATCCTGTGTCTTCGGGATCGCCCTCCTCAGCCACGTCGGCGGAGCAGCGACAGAGGGGACGGCCGGATCGCTGAGCGGTTACATCACCGTGTGGCTCATCTGCGGACTGACAGCAGTCGTGGCCGCCGTGCTGCTGGTCTTCGTGCCGAAGCTGGCGTTCTCGGATGCCGCGGTGTCCGACGTCGCGGTCGAGCCGGTGGTGCGGTAG